The Centroberyx gerrardi isolate f3 chromosome 12, fCenGer3.hap1.cur.20231027, whole genome shotgun sequence genome has a window encoding:
- the LOC139913913 gene encoding pituitary tumor-transforming gene 1 protein-interacting protein, with translation MILMMDKLTTGRQTVATSVFVAAVVLCSFVSQTECQTSPLPPTPCTAYSECDSCVKHAKCLWCFTNNSCTEYPVSWLLPPASVCKLSQARWGVCWVNFEALIIGMGVVGGTILISIIVCCCCCCRCCRCCCKRRPSGPDRDEERFSRKRDEIRQRAEERKVERKARHDEIRKKYGLITDSDHPYSKFENE, from the exons ATGATTTTAATGATGGATAAATTGACCACAGGGAGACAAACAGTGGCCACTTCGGTGTTTGTTGCTGCCGTCGTACTGTGTAGCTTCGTTAGCCAGACGGAATGCCAAACATCTCCTCTACCACCAACAC CCTGCACTGCCTACTCAGAGTGTGACTCGTGTGTCAAACACGCCAAG TGTCTGTGGTGTTTTACCAACAACAGTTGCACAGAGTACCCCGTGAGCTGGTTGCTGCCTCCAGCGTCTGTGTGCAAACTGTCCCAGGCGCGTTGGGGAGTGTGTTGGG TGAACTTTGAGGCCCTGATTATCGGCATGGGCGTGGTCGGCGGGACCATCCTCATCAGCATCAtcgtgtgctgctgctgctgctgccgctgctgccgctGTTGCTGCAAGAGACGTCCATCAGG GCCTGACAGAGACGAGGAGAGATTTTCTAGGAAGAGAGATGAGATCAGACAGCGCGCTGAGGAACG GAAGGTGGAGAGAAAGGCGAGGCACGATGAGATCCGCAAGAAGTATG GTCTGATTACCGACTCCGACCACCCGTACAGCAAGTTCGAGAACGAGTAA